The following are from one region of the Anomalospiza imberbis isolate Cuckoo-Finch-1a 21T00152 unplaced genomic scaffold, ASM3175350v1 scaffold_65, whole genome shotgun sequence genome:
- the LOC137467467 gene encoding LOW QUALITY PROTEIN: antigen peptide transporter 1-like (The sequence of the model RefSeq protein was modified relative to this genomic sequence to represent the inferred CDS: deleted 1 base in 1 codon) has product MSPMLSPPIRRLLALLGPERGRWTLVGGLMSASALGEVASPYFTGHVTDRVAQEDATAAVWPLVLVGLGSAITELACDSMAALALTRARDRLQHGAVAAVLRGDVPGPGGSLGDTPGTVAARVTGDAEAVHSALGDVLVPGLWALTRAVSLLTMVAWLSPVLGLLTLLALPLFLLLPHAVGRIQQDLARQVRAAQASTTALALESLEAMGTVRAFGHEAGVTKRVRQCLAQGHQLEQKEALVYAAGLWASGFPALVLKLALLFLGGRLVAAGTVTRGELVTILMCQLRFTKAVEAILLYVPVLAKAIGSSETLLELLEQARTVTLTGPPSPVTPGGHETTWTRGLCLKDVWMSYPGRSEPVLKGVSLSLRPGEVVAVLAPPGGGKSSLVAAALGLRPLAGGAVLLNGIPLTPHSDPALREQVTRTGHPRATMATPRSPSVPCCCPPVTKPLHCVPMATLGGLLSPVPTATPGFTPGAQQVPTATLRSLLCPKWVPTATPKSPVCVSFHPCVTSGLPWLPPGQPLSQQPWLPCHPMSSAHPHCHPQVTPVPNSFHSHPCVISQLHHDPAATPWK; this is encoded by the exons ATGTCCCCGATGTTGTCTCCCCCCATACGccggctcctggccctgctgggcccCGAGCGCGGGCGCTGGACGCTGGTGGGGGGGCTGATGTCGGCTTCTGCTCTCG GTGAGGTGGCTTCCCCCTACTTCACGGGCCATGTCACCGACCGGGTGGCTCAGGAGGACGCAACAGCGGCCGTGTGGCCCCTTGTGCTGGTGGGGCTCGGCAG TGCCATCACCGAGCTGGCCTGTGACAGCATGGCAGCTTTGGCGCTGACACGGGCGCGGGACCGGCTCCAGCACGGTGCGGTGGCCGCGGTGCTCCGTGGGGACGTGCCCGGGCCAGGGGGCAGCCTGGGGGACACGCCAGGCACGGTGGCCGCGCGGGTGACAGGGGACGCCGAGGCGGTGCACTCGGCGCTGGGCGATGTGCTGGTGCCGGGGCTGTGGGCGTTGACTcgggctgtgtcactgctgacCATGGTGGCCTGGCTGTCCCCGGTGCTGGGCCTGCTCACCCTCCTGGCACTGCccctcttcctgctgctgccacacgCTGTCGGGCGCATCCAACAG gaccTGGCACGGCAGGTGCGGGCAGCGCAGGCCAGCACCACGGCATTGGCCCTGGAGTCCCTGGAGGCCATGGGGACCGTCCGGGCCTTTGGGCACGAGGCCGGTGTCACCAAGCGCGTCCGACAGTGCCTCGCCCAGGGACACCAGCTGGAGCAGAAGGAGGCGCTGGTCTATGCAGCCGGGCTCTGGGCCAGTGGG ttTCCTGCACTGGTCCTGAAGCTGGCGCTGCTCTTCTTG GGGGGACGcttggtggctgcagggacTGTCACCCGTGGGGAGCTGGTCACCATCCTCATGTGCCAGCTGCGCTTCACCAAGGCTGTGGAG gccATACTCCTGTATGTCCCGGTCCTGGCCAAGGCCATTGGCTCCTCTGAGACACTCCTGGAACTGCTGGAGCAGGCCAGGACGGTGACACTCACAGGGCCACCGTCACCTGTTACCCCCGGGGGCCATGAGACCACATGGACTAGAGGCCTGTGCCTTAAGGATGTCTGGATGTCATACCCGGGGCGGTCCGAGCCAGTCCTCAA GGGGGTGTCGCTGTCGCTGCGCCCGGGGGAGGTTGTGGCCGTGCTGGCGCCCCCTGGCGGAGGGAAGAGCTCCCTGGTGGCGGCCGCGCTGGGGCTGCGCCCCCTGGCGGGCGGGGCGGTGCTGCTGAACGGGATTCCCCTGACCCCGCACTCGGACCCTGCTCTGCGGGAACAGGTGACACGCACGGGCCACCCCCGGGCCACCATGGCCACCCCTAGGTCACCATCCgtcccctgctgctgtccccctgtcaCCAAACCTCTCCATTGTGTTCCCATGGCCACCCTGGGTGGCCTGTTGTCCCCGGTCCCCACAGCCACCCCTGGGTTCACACCTGGTGCTCAACAGGTCCCCACTGCTACTCTCAGGTCCCTCCTGTGCCCCAAATGGGTCCCTACtgccaccccaaaatcaccagTGTGTGTCTCA TTCCACCCCTGTGTCACCAGTGGGTTACCATGGCTACCCCCAGGTCAACCATTGTCCCAACAGCCATGGCTACCATGTCACCCTATGTCCTCAGCACATCCCCACTGCCATCCCCAGGTCACTCCTGTTCCCAACAGTTTTCACAGCCATCCCTGTGTCATCAGCCAGCTTCACCATGACCCTGCCGCCACTCCAT GGAAATGA